From a single Nocardioides sp. dk884 genomic region:
- the mshA gene encoding D-inositol-3-phosphate glycosyltransferase: MEDTRDDIRRVAMISLHTSPLDQPGTGDAGGMNVYVIELARRLARQGVEVDIFTRATSSTLPPLVTAGDGICVHHVPAGPFEGLTKAELPAQLCVFAREVMRAEAVKPVGHYDAVHSHYWLSGQVGALARDRWGVPLVHSMHTMAKVKNDALAAGDTPEPTARIIGEEQVVAAADMLIANTDLEAKQLINLYDADAGRVEVVHPGVDLGVFRPLDRIATRRELGLPVDAHVLLFAGRIQPLKAPDVLLRAVAIMLERAPSLRARLVVPIVGGPSGTGLERPESLAALARELGIDDVVRFVPPVTQPQLARWYAAATAVAVPSYNESFGLVAAEAQATGTPVVAAAVGGLTTVVRDRHSGLLVDGHDPARWADALTRVLDEDLRVRLEAGALEQAREFSWEATASRTLEVYRRASALMREPVL; encoded by the coding sequence GTGGAGGACACTCGCGACGACATCAGGCGCGTGGCGATGATCAGTCTGCACACCTCGCCGCTGGACCAGCCCGGCACCGGTGACGCCGGCGGGATGAACGTCTACGTCATCGAGCTCGCCCGGCGGCTGGCTCGCCAGGGCGTGGAGGTCGACATCTTCACCCGCGCGACGAGCTCGACCCTGCCGCCGCTGGTCACCGCCGGTGACGGCATCTGCGTGCACCACGTCCCGGCCGGCCCGTTCGAGGGCCTCACCAAGGCCGAGCTGCCGGCGCAGCTGTGCGTGTTCGCGCGCGAGGTGATGCGCGCCGAGGCCGTCAAGCCGGTCGGGCACTACGACGCCGTGCACTCCCACTACTGGCTCTCCGGCCAGGTCGGGGCGCTCGCTCGCGACCGCTGGGGGGTGCCGCTGGTGCACTCGATGCACACGATGGCGAAGGTCAAGAACGACGCGCTGGCGGCCGGGGACACCCCGGAGCCGACGGCCCGCATCATCGGCGAGGAGCAGGTCGTCGCTGCGGCGGACATGCTGATCGCCAACACCGACCTCGAGGCCAAGCAGCTGATCAACCTCTACGACGCCGACGCCGGTCGGGTCGAGGTGGTCCACCCGGGCGTCGACCTCGGCGTCTTCCGGCCGCTGGACCGCATCGCCACCCGCCGTGAGCTCGGCCTGCCGGTGGACGCGCACGTGCTGCTGTTCGCCGGGCGCATCCAGCCGCTCAAGGCCCCCGACGTCCTGCTGCGCGCGGTGGCGATCATGCTCGAGCGCGCGCCCTCCCTGCGCGCCCGCCTCGTCGTCCCCATCGTCGGCGGCCCCTCCGGCACCGGCCTGGAGCGCCCCGAGTCGCTGGCCGCGCTCGCGCGCGAGCTCGGCATCGACGACGTGGTCCGCTTCGTCCCGCCGGTCACCCAGCCCCAGCTGGCGCGCTGGTACGCCGCCGCCACCGCGGTCGCCGTCCCCTCCTACAACGAGTCCTTCGGCCTGGTCGCCGCCGAGGCGCAGGCCACCGGTACGCCCGTGGTCGCCGCCGCGGTCGGGGGACTCACCACCGTGGTGCGCGACCGGCACAGCGGGCTGCTCGTCGACGGCCACGACCCGGCCCGCTGGGCCGACGCGCTGACGCGGGTGCTCGACGAGGACCTGCGGGTCCGCCTGGAGGCCGGCGCGCTGGAGCAGGCGCGCGAGTTCTCCTGGGAGGCCACCGCCAGCCGCACCCTCGAGGTCTACCGCCGTGCGTCGGCGCTGATGCGCGAGCCGGTCCTGTGA
- a CDS encoding SDR family NAD(P)-dependent oxidoreductase, with product MSTSKNAAPRTAVVTGASSGIGAATARTLAAAGYHVYCAARRAERVEELAAEIGGTAVVCDVTDAASVAALAERVGGRLDALVNNAGGAFGMRPVAQGDSEEWRRMYDVNVIGLMQVTRALLPALIASGAGAILNVGSTAGRRAYEGGAGYTAAKHGTKVVTETLRLELFDQPVRVMEIAPGMVRTEEFSLVRFDGDAERADAVYAGVAEPLVAQDVADAIGWMLTRPAHVNIDELVIRPRAQAAQHKVHRVG from the coding sequence GTGAGCACTTCGAAGAACGCCGCCCCCCGTACCGCCGTCGTCACCGGCGCCAGCAGCGGCATCGGCGCCGCCACGGCGCGCACGCTGGCCGCCGCGGGCTACCACGTCTACTGCGCGGCCCGCCGTGCCGAGCGGGTCGAGGAGCTCGCCGCCGAGATCGGCGGTACGGCGGTGGTCTGCGACGTCACCGACGCCGCGTCCGTCGCCGCGCTCGCCGAGCGGGTCGGCGGCCGCCTCGACGCGCTGGTCAACAACGCCGGTGGCGCCTTCGGCATGCGCCCGGTCGCGCAGGGCGACAGCGAGGAGTGGCGTCGGATGTACGACGTCAACGTGATCGGCCTGATGCAGGTCACCCGCGCCCTGCTGCCCGCGCTGATCGCCAGCGGCGCCGGCGCGATCCTCAACGTCGGCTCGACGGCCGGGCGGAGAGCCTACGAGGGCGGCGCCGGCTACACCGCCGCCAAGCACGGCACCAAGGTCGTGACCGAGACCCTGCGCCTGGAGCTGTTCGACCAGCCGGTGCGGGTCATGGAGATCGCGCCCGGGATGGTGCGCACCGAGGAGTTCTCGCTGGTGCGCTTCGACGGCGATGCGGAGCGGGCCGACGCGGTCTACGCCGGCGTGGCCGAGCCGCTGGTGGCGCAGGACGTCGCCGACGCGATCGGGTGGATGCTCACCCGTCCGGCGCACGTCAACATCGACGAGCTGGTGATCCGCCCCCGCGCCCAGGCCGCACAGCACAAGGTCCACCGGGTCGGCTGA
- a CDS encoding phosphatase PAP2 family protein, with product MSTDIRVPRSAVALRVLRPAALEVVSVLVLFGVYNLGRVVATGRVASADDNALAILRFQELLQMPDEASMQAWALSVQHFVGLADRYYLVHFPVTIAVLVYLYVRRREVYYWAKRALVLATAAAMVIHIVWPVTPPRLLEASGMVDTGQRAGTSVYGGGPFAGLANEYAAMPSLHVGWALLLALVLMTLTTSRWRVLWLLHPLLTTVTVVVTANHYVVDAAAGALIVVVALALSRPGGPCAVRPGRGGGSPARRC from the coding sequence GTGAGTACCGACATCCGCGTCCCTCGGTCTGCCGTCGCGCTCCGAGTGCTGCGACCGGCAGCGCTGGAGGTCGTCTCCGTACTGGTGCTCTTCGGCGTCTACAACCTCGGGCGGGTGGTCGCCACCGGTCGGGTGGCCTCCGCCGACGACAACGCGCTGGCCATCCTGCGCTTCCAGGAGCTGCTCCAGATGCCGGACGAGGCGTCCATGCAGGCGTGGGCGCTCAGCGTGCAGCACTTCGTCGGGCTCGCCGATCGCTACTACCTCGTGCACTTCCCGGTCACGATCGCGGTGCTGGTCTACCTCTACGTCCGGCGCCGCGAGGTCTACTACTGGGCCAAGCGGGCGCTGGTGCTGGCCACGGCGGCCGCGATGGTCATCCACATCGTGTGGCCGGTGACCCCGCCGCGGCTGCTGGAGGCCTCCGGGATGGTCGACACCGGCCAGAGGGCCGGCACCAGCGTGTACGGCGGCGGCCCGTTCGCCGGCCTGGCCAACGAGTACGCCGCGATGCCGAGCCTGCACGTCGGCTGGGCGCTGCTGCTCGCGCTGGTGCTGATGACCCTCACCACCAGCAGGTGGCGGGTGCTCTGGCTGCTGCACCCGCTGCTGACCACGGTGACGGTCGTGGTGACCGCCAACCACTACGTCGTGGACGCCGCCGCGGGCGCGCTGATCGTCGTGGTGGCGCTCGCGCTCAGCCGACCCGGTGGACCTTGTGCTGTGCGGCCTGGGCGCGGGGGCGGATCACCAGCTCGTCGATGTTGA
- a CDS encoding aspartate/glutamate racemase family protein: MQTIGMIGGMSWESSAVYYEALNRGVEQRVGGLASARTVLSSLDFAELTALQRAERWDDVAVVLGEAARGVERAGADFLLMCTTAFHRVAEQVEAAIDIPLLHLADPVAAACTAQGVTSVGFVGTSFAMSGSFFTDRLAAQGLTVHVPDVARHAEIDRIIYEELVHGRALDSSRRTLVQVIDELWDAGAGGVILGCTELELLVKQADADVPLFPSTTLHVAAALDRALA, translated from the coding sequence GTGCAGACCATCGGAATGATCGGCGGCATGAGCTGGGAGAGCAGCGCCGTCTACTACGAGGCTCTCAATCGCGGCGTCGAACAGCGGGTGGGCGGGCTCGCCTCGGCACGCACGGTGCTGAGCTCGCTGGACTTCGCCGAGCTCACGGCGCTGCAGCGGGCCGAGCGCTGGGACGACGTCGCCGTCGTCCTGGGCGAGGCCGCGCGGGGCGTGGAGCGAGCCGGCGCGGACTTCCTCTTGATGTGCACCACGGCCTTCCACCGAGTCGCGGAGCAGGTGGAGGCGGCGATCGACATCCCGCTGCTGCACCTGGCCGACCCGGTCGCCGCGGCCTGCACGGCGCAGGGGGTCACCTCGGTGGGCTTCGTGGGCACGTCCTTCGCCATGTCGGGCTCGTTCTTCACCGACCGGCTGGCCGCGCAGGGCCTCACGGTGCACGTGCCGGACGTTGCGCGGCACGCGGAGATCGATCGGATCATCTATGAGGAGCTCGTCCACGGGCGGGCGCTGGACTCCTCGCGCCGCACGCTCGTGCAGGTGATCGACGAGCTGTGGGACGCCGGCGCCGGCGGGGTGATCCTCGGCTGCACCGAGCTCGAGCTCCTGGTCAAGCAGGCCGACGCGGACGTCCCGCTGTTCCCCAGCACCACGCTCCACGTCGCCGCGGCCCTCGATCGGGCCCTGGCCTGA
- a CDS encoding enoyl-CoA hydratase, with product MSFVEVDRPEPGVAVVTLNRPERMNAMAFDVMVPVRDRLVELGRDNAVRAVVLTGAGAAFCSGADQESAGRPPYADGLPRPAYALRSLEMLEDVVGTLRRMHQPVIAAVNGAAVGGGLCLALACDLRIASSAAYFRAAGINNGLTASELGLSYLLPRAVGSSHAADLMFTGRDVEAAEAARIGLVSRVADPVLAEAVAIGVRIAELSQPGIELTKRTLHAGIAAGSLESHMPVEGIGQLYLRLLTDNFEEATRARRAGRAARFSDDRAADQSVDQSVDQAGVQGAGPG from the coding sequence ATGAGCTTCGTCGAGGTGGACCGCCCCGAGCCCGGGGTCGCGGTGGTGACGCTGAACCGGCCGGAGCGGATGAACGCGATGGCCTTCGACGTGATGGTCCCGGTGCGCGACCGGCTGGTGGAGCTCGGCCGCGACAACGCGGTCCGTGCGGTGGTGCTCACCGGCGCCGGGGCCGCGTTCTGCTCCGGGGCGGACCAGGAGTCCGCGGGGCGCCCGCCGTACGCCGACGGCCTGCCGCGCCCGGCGTACGCCCTGCGCTCGCTGGAGATGCTCGAGGACGTCGTGGGCACCCTGCGCCGGATGCACCAGCCGGTGATCGCGGCGGTCAACGGGGCGGCGGTCGGCGGCGGGCTGTGCCTGGCGCTGGCCTGCGACCTGCGGATCGCCTCGAGCGCCGCCTACTTCCGTGCCGCGGGCATCAACAACGGTCTCACCGCGAGCGAGCTCGGGCTGAGCTACCTGCTCCCGCGCGCCGTGGGGTCCAGCCACGCCGCCGACCTGATGTTCACCGGCCGCGACGTCGAGGCGGCCGAGGCGGCGCGCATCGGGCTGGTGTCCCGGGTCGCCGACCCGGTGCTCGCGGAGGCCGTGGCGATCGGGGTGCGGATCGCGGAGCTCTCCCAGCCCGGCATCGAGCTCACCAAGCGGACCCTGCACGCCGGGATCGCCGCCGGCTCCCTGGAGAGCCACATGCCGGTCGAGGGCATCGGGCAGCTCTACCTGCGGCTGCTGACCGACAACTTCGAGGAGGCGACGCGGGCCCGCAGGGCCGGGCGTGCGGCGCGGTTCAGCGACGACCGAGCCGCGGACCAGTCGGTGGACCAGTCGGTGGACCAGGCAGGTGTCCAGGGCGCGGGCCCGGGGTAA
- a CDS encoding acyl-CoA synthetase, with product MVHHIADLVEHAVDAVPERTALVAGEARLSYAELEAAANRFAHHLLAVGVGPGDHVGLMARNTAEHVVAMLGCFKARATPININYRYVAAELDHLLGDSGMVALVHEARYSAVLDEVVPAHHRLRHVVVIDDGVDARPTAYAWTGWDDAMTGRSAERDFGPRSPDDVYIVYTGGTTGYPKGVMWRHEDVWRTLGGGLDFVTGKPIEERDQSRGALTGPQLVCLHLGPVMHANGQWGMLLRFFGGHTNVLLAKFDPAQVWRTVEAERVNTLSLIGDAMARPLIEEHERGEYDAASLATVTSAAAIFSVEVKQRWLRQLPEVVVLDVIGSSETGMTGNGRIRTETLADKGSLVEVGPETVVIDEQDRILDLDADVGAIGRMARRGSIPLGYLGDPEKTARIFRTIDGVRHAVPGDYVQIEPGGRLTLLGRGSGCINTGGEKVYPEEVEVALKAHPDVFDALVLGLPDPTYGQQVAALVQPRPGTALDVEDVRRLLRTRLSGYKVPRTVHVVARIPRHVTGKADYRQAREVADALADTLAPDPAAAPGPAS from the coding sequence ATGGTCCACCACATCGCCGACCTCGTCGAGCACGCCGTCGACGCGGTCCCGGAGCGCACCGCCCTCGTCGCCGGCGAGGCCCGGCTCAGCTATGCCGAGCTGGAGGCCGCCGCCAACCGCTTCGCCCACCACCTGCTCGCCGTCGGCGTCGGGCCGGGGGACCACGTCGGGCTGATGGCCCGCAACACCGCCGAGCACGTCGTGGCGATGCTCGGCTGCTTCAAGGCCCGCGCGACCCCGATCAACATCAACTACCGCTACGTTGCTGCCGAGCTGGACCACCTGCTCGGCGACTCCGGGATGGTCGCGCTGGTCCACGAGGCGCGCTACTCCGCGGTGCTGGACGAGGTGGTGCCGGCCCACCACCGCCTGCGCCACGTGGTCGTGATCGACGACGGCGTGGACGCGCGCCCCACGGCGTACGCGTGGACAGGGTGGGACGACGCGATGACCGGCCGGTCCGCGGAGCGCGACTTCGGCCCGCGCAGCCCCGACGACGTCTACATCGTCTACACCGGCGGCACCACCGGCTACCCGAAGGGCGTGATGTGGCGCCACGAGGACGTGTGGCGCACCCTCGGCGGCGGCCTGGACTTCGTCACCGGCAAGCCGATCGAGGAGCGCGACCAGTCCCGGGGCGCGCTCACCGGGCCGCAGCTGGTCTGCCTCCACCTCGGCCCGGTCATGCACGCGAACGGCCAGTGGGGGATGCTGCTGCGCTTCTTCGGCGGCCACACCAACGTGCTGCTCGCGAAGTTCGACCCCGCGCAGGTGTGGCGCACCGTCGAGGCCGAGCGGGTCAACACCCTCTCCCTGATCGGCGACGCGATGGCCCGGCCGCTGATCGAGGAGCACGAGCGGGGGGAGTACGACGCCGCGAGCCTCGCCACCGTGACCAGCGCGGCCGCGATCTTCTCCGTCGAGGTCAAGCAGCGCTGGCTGCGGCAGCTGCCCGAGGTGGTGGTGCTCGACGTCATCGGCTCCTCGGAGACCGGGATGACCGGCAACGGCCGGATCCGCACCGAGACCCTCGCCGACAAGGGCAGCCTGGTCGAGGTCGGCCCGGAGACGGTCGTGATCGACGAGCAGGACCGCATCCTCGACCTGGACGCCGACGTGGGCGCGATCGGGCGGATGGCGCGACGCGGGAGCATCCCGCTGGGCTACCTCGGCGACCCGGAGAAGACCGCGCGGATCTTCCGCACCATCGACGGGGTGCGCCACGCGGTCCCCGGCGACTACGTGCAGATCGAGCCCGGCGGCCGGCTGACGCTGCTGGGGCGCGGCTCGGGCTGCATCAACACCGGCGGGGAGAAGGTCTACCCCGAGGAGGTCGAGGTCGCGCTCAAGGCGCACCCCGACGTCTTCGACGCCCTGGTGCTCGGCCTGCCGGACCCGACCTACGGCCAGCAGGTCGCCGCGCTGGTCCAGCCGCGCCCCGGCACCGCGCTCGACGTCGAGGACGTGCGCCGGCTGCTGCGCACCCGGCTCTCGGGCTACAAGGTGCCGCGCACGGTGCACGTCGTCGCCCGGATCCCGCGCCACGTCACCGGCAAGGCCGACTACCGGCAGGCCCGCGAGGTCGCGGACGCGCTGGCGGACACCCTGGCGCCCGACCCCGCCGCGGCACCGGGGCCTGCGTCATGA
- a CDS encoding IclR family transcriptional regulator, with the protein MDEAEARPGPRAPGRAGMVERLTQILDVFLLGPDHLLLEEIAELSGLPRSTTYRLLAQLVAMRWLEHGPHGYCLGPRAQRLGRRVEGSLPLRAAAAEALQELEATTSAVVHLTVLAGGSVEVLDKVGGRHVPDIPTTVGTRYRAEDAVAGRAMLAALAPEEVDRILLDGRASGRLHERLHTIRRRHGLAITSDDMPWELRGVGAAIVGPDGPVGAISVGLPGRAAPVERFVPMLARAVRLTSQRLHDVRLDAERYRLRS; encoded by the coding sequence ATGGACGAGGCCGAGGCACGACCCGGACCACGAGCGCCGGGCCGCGCGGGCATGGTCGAGCGTCTCACGCAGATCCTCGACGTCTTCCTGCTCGGCCCCGACCACCTGCTGCTGGAGGAGATCGCCGAGCTGTCGGGACTGCCGCGCTCCACGACGTACCGACTCCTGGCGCAGCTGGTCGCGATGCGCTGGCTCGAGCACGGCCCGCACGGCTACTGCCTGGGCCCGCGCGCCCAGCGGCTCGGGCGCCGGGTCGAAGGCAGCCTGCCGCTGCGCGCGGCCGCCGCGGAGGCGCTGCAGGAGCTGGAGGCGACCACCTCCGCGGTCGTGCACCTGACCGTGCTGGCGGGCGGGAGCGTCGAGGTGCTCGACAAGGTGGGCGGGCGGCACGTCCCGGACATCCCCACCACCGTCGGCACCCGCTACCGCGCCGAGGACGCCGTCGCCGGGCGGGCGATGCTCGCCGCGCTCGCCCCCGAGGAGGTGGACCGGATCCTGCTCGACGGCCGGGCGAGCGGGCGCCTGCACGAGCGGCTGCACACGATCCGGCGCCGTCACGGCCTGGCCATCACCAGCGACGACATGCCCTGGGAGCTGCGCGGCGTCGGGGCCGCGATCGTGGGCCCCGACGGCCCGGTCGGCGCGATCTCGGTGGGGCTCCCCGGGCGGGCCGCACCGGTGGAGCGGTTCGTGCCGATGCTCGCCCGCGCGGTGCGGCTCACGTCACAACGGCTCCACGACGTACGTCTCGATGCGGAGCGATACCGCTTGCGGTCGTAA
- the typA gene encoding translational GTPase TypA, protein MSETKSANLRNVAIVAHVDHGKTTLVDAMLRQAGAFSEHEAESVADRVMDSGDLEREKGITILAKNTAIHYNGASAPEGMTINIIDTPGHADFGGEVERGLSMVDGIVLLVDASEGPLPQTRFVLRKALNAKMPVVLVVNKVDRGDARISEVVDETYELFMDLLDDTHGQDALDFPVVYASGKAGIASLEKPENATLPDGKDLEPLFKTIIDTIPAPTYTEGAPLQAHVTNLDASPFLGRLALVRIHEGTLRKGQNVAWMRRDGSVKNVKITELLITEGLERKPGEVAGPGDIVAIAGIPEIMIGETLADPENPVALPLIHVDEPAISMTIGTNTSPLVGKVKGSKVTARLVKDRLDAELIGNVSLKVLNTERPDAWEVQGRGELALAILVEQMRREGYELTVGKPQVVTKEIDGKVHEPIERLTIDAPEEYLGAITELLAARKGRMEGMTNHGTGWVRMEFIVPARGLIGFRTEFLTETRGTGIAHHISEGYDRWAGEIRSRNNGSLVADRKGAATAYAMTSLQERGTLFVEPTTEVYEGMIVGENSRADDMDVNITKEKQQTNIRSATSDNFEKLIPPRKLSLEQCLEFCREDECVEVTPESVRIRKVVLDAGERAKTASRARKANKA, encoded by the coding sequence ATGTCTGAGACAAAGTCCGCCAACCTGCGCAATGTCGCGATCGTCGCGCACGTCGACCACGGCAAGACCACGCTGGTCGATGCGATGCTCCGCCAGGCGGGCGCCTTCTCCGAACACGAGGCCGAGAGCGTCGCGGACCGCGTGATGGACTCCGGTGACCTCGAGCGCGAGAAGGGCATCACGATCCTCGCGAAGAACACCGCGATCCACTACAACGGCGCGTCGGCCCCCGAGGGCATGACGATCAACATCATCGACACCCCCGGCCACGCCGACTTCGGTGGCGAGGTCGAGCGCGGCCTGTCGATGGTCGACGGCATCGTGCTGCTCGTGGACGCCTCCGAGGGCCCGCTGCCGCAGACGCGCTTCGTGCTGCGCAAGGCGCTCAACGCCAAGATGCCCGTCGTCCTGGTCGTCAACAAGGTCGACCGTGGCGACGCCCGGATCTCCGAGGTCGTCGACGAGACCTACGAGCTGTTCATGGACCTGCTCGACGACACCCACGGCCAGGACGCCCTGGACTTCCCGGTCGTCTACGCCTCCGGCAAGGCCGGCATCGCCAGCCTCGAGAAGCCCGAGAACGCCACCCTGCCCGACGGCAAGGACCTCGAGCCGCTCTTCAAGACGATCATCGACACGATCCCGGCGCCGACCTACACCGAGGGTGCGCCGCTGCAGGCGCACGTCACCAACCTGGACGCCTCGCCGTTCCTCGGCCGCCTCGCGCTGGTCCGCATCCACGAGGGAACCCTGCGCAAGGGCCAGAACGTCGCCTGGATGCGCCGCGACGGCTCGGTCAAGAACGTCAAGATCACCGAGCTGCTGATCACCGAGGGCCTCGAGCGCAAGCCCGGCGAGGTCGCCGGCCCCGGTGACATCGTCGCGATCGCCGGCATCCCCGAGATCATGATCGGCGAGACCCTGGCCGACCCGGAGAACCCGGTTGCGCTGCCGCTCATCCACGTCGACGAGCCCGCGATCTCGATGACCATCGGCACCAACACCAGCCCGCTCGTGGGCAAGGTCAAGGGCTCCAAGGTCACCGCCCGCCTGGTCAAGGACCGCCTCGACGCCGAGCTCATCGGCAACGTCTCGCTCAAGGTCCTCAACACCGAGCGTCCCGACGCCTGGGAGGTCCAGGGCCGCGGCGAGCTGGCGCTGGCGATCCTGGTCGAGCAGATGCGCCGCGAGGGCTACGAGCTCACCGTCGGCAAGCCGCAGGTGGTCACCAAGGAGATCGACGGCAAGGTCCACGAGCCGATCGAGCGCCTGACCATCGACGCCCCCGAGGAGTACCTCGGCGCGATCACCGAGCTGCTCGCCGCCCGCAAGGGCCGCATGGAGGGCATGACCAACCACGGCACCGGCTGGGTCCGCATGGAGTTCATCGTGCCCGCGCGTGGCCTGATCGGCTTCCGCACCGAGTTCCTCACCGAGACCCGCGGCACCGGCATCGCCCACCACATCTCCGAGGGCTACGACCGCTGGGCCGGCGAGATCCGCTCGCGCAACAACGGCTCGCTGGTCGCCGACCGCAAGGGTGCGGCCACGGCGTACGCCATGACCTCGCTGCAGGAGCGCGGCACCCTGTTCGTCGAGCCGACGACCGAGGTCTACGAGGGCATGATCGTCGGGGAGAACTCCCGCGCCGACGACATGGACGTCAACATCACCAAGGAGAAGCAGCAGACCAACATCCGGTCCGCCACCTCCGACAACTTCGAGAAGCTGATCCCGCCGCGCAAGCTCTCCCTCGAGCAGTGCCTGGAGTTCTGCCGCGAGGACGAGTGCGTCGAGGTCACCCCGGAGTCCGTGCGCATCCGCAAGGTCGTGCTCGACGCCGGTGAGCGCGCGAAGACCGCCTCGCGCGCCCGCAAGGCCAACAAGGCCTGA
- a CDS encoding class I SAM-dependent methyltransferase, with product MTDQSSPRPRWFTDTKDGHSQWYVERFRALAAEGADLAGEARFVDAMVERGARILDAGCGTGRLSGELAARGHTVVGLDADPVLVEAARVDHPGPTYGVVDLSELELADVGGEPVDLVVCAGNVMVFVAPGTERQVLANLCAVVRPGGRVVVGFRRDEAYPFERYDADLADLAREGVARVEQRFATWHLDPFTDESDFAVTVLRVG from the coding sequence ATGACCGACCAGTCCAGCCCCCGTCCCCGTTGGTTCACCGACACCAAGGACGGCCACTCGCAGTGGTACGTCGAGCGCTTCCGCGCGCTGGCCGCCGAGGGCGCCGACCTGGCGGGGGAGGCCCGCTTCGTCGACGCGATGGTCGAGCGGGGCGCGCGGATCCTCGACGCCGGCTGCGGCACCGGCCGGCTCTCCGGCGAGCTCGCGGCCCGCGGGCACACCGTGGTCGGACTGGACGCCGACCCGGTGCTGGTCGAGGCCGCCCGCGTCGACCACCCCGGTCCGACGTACGGCGTCGTCGACCTCAGCGAGCTGGAGCTCGCCGACGTCGGCGGGGAACCGGTCGACCTCGTCGTGTGCGCGGGCAACGTGATGGTGTTCGTCGCGCCGGGCACCGAGCGCCAGGTGCTCGCCAACCTCTGCGCGGTGGTCCGGCCCGGCGGCCGCGTCGTGGTCGGCTTCCGCCGCGACGAGGCCTACCCCTTCGAGCGGTACGACGCCGACCTGGCCGACCTCGCCCGCGAGGGGGTGGCGCGGGTCGAGCAGCGGTTCGCCACCTGGCACCTGGACCCGTTCACCGACGAGTCCGACTTCGCCGTCACGGTGCTGCGCGTGGGCTGA
- a CDS encoding ABC transporter ATP-binding protein — protein sequence MASVRFDKAVRKFPGADRPAVSDLDLTVEDGELMVLVGPSGCGKSTSLRMLAGLEELTSGAVLIGEEDVTDLPPKDRDIAMVFQNYALYPHMTVADNMGFALKIAGVGKEERRTRVQEAARLLDLEAYLDRKPKALSGGQRQRVAMGRAIVRQPQVFCMDEPLSNLDAKLRVSTRTQISALQQRLGTTTVYVTHDQVEAMTMGDRVAVLKDGVLQQVASPLALYDRPANLFVAGFIGSPAMNLLEAKTAGDGTAVADGYALPIDRDAAARSTGAVTLGIRPESWRLAQGDEEGYPVRVAAVEELGAEAYVYATPDTDVSHDLLRQVVVRVEGRPDLPRGARIRLTTSPDKVHVFDTTTGARLTP from the coding sequence ATGGCGTCGGTGCGGTTCGACAAGGCAGTACGCAAGTTCCCCGGAGCGGACCGGCCGGCGGTGTCCGACCTCGACCTCACCGTCGAGGACGGCGAGCTGATGGTGCTCGTCGGGCCCTCGGGGTGCGGGAAGTCCACCTCGCTGCGGATGCTCGCGGGGCTGGAGGAGCTCACCTCCGGCGCGGTGCTGATCGGGGAGGAGGACGTCACCGACCTCCCGCCCAAGGACCGCGACATCGCGATGGTGTTCCAGAACTACGCGCTCTACCCGCACATGACGGTGGCCGACAACATGGGCTTCGCGCTCAAGATCGCCGGCGTCGGCAAGGAGGAGCGTCGCACCCGGGTCCAGGAGGCGGCCCGGCTGCTCGACCTCGAGGCCTACCTCGACCGCAAGCCCAAGGCGCTCTCCGGCGGGCAACGCCAGCGAGTGGCGATGGGCCGCGCGATCGTGCGCCAGCCCCAGGTGTTCTGCATGGACGAGCCGCTGTCGAACCTCGACGCCAAGCTGCGGGTCTCCACCCGCACCCAGATCTCCGCGCTCCAGCAGCGCCTGGGCACCACCACCGTCTACGTCACCCACGACCAGGTCGAGGCGATGACGATGGGGGACCGGGTCGCGGTGCTCAAGGACGGCGTGCTGCAGCAGGTCGCCAGCCCGCTGGCGCTCTACGACCGCCCCGCGAACCTCTTCGTCGCCGGGTTCATCGGCTCCCCGGCGATGAACCTGCTGGAGGCCAAGACCGCCGGCGACGGTACGGCGGTGGCCGACGGCTACGCGCTGCCGATCGACCGGGACGCGGCGGCCCGCTCCACCGGCGCGGTGACCCTCGGCATCCGCCCGGAGTCCTGGCGCCTGGCGCAGGGCGACGAGGAGGGCTACCCGGTCCGGGTCGCCGCGGTCGAGGAGCTCGGCGCGGAGGCCTACGTCTACGCCACCCCGGACACCGACGTCAGCCACGACCTGCTGCGCCAGGTCGTCGTCCGCGTCGAGGGCCGCCCCGACCTGCCCCGCGGCGCCCGGATCCGGCTCACCACCTCACCGGACAAGGTCCACGTCTTCGACACCACCACCGGCGCCCGCCTCACCCCCTGA